The DNA window TGTTCAGCGCATCGCTGCAAAATATCTGGCGCTGATAAACACGTCAGCCTATGAGTACGAATCGGGTTTTGCGCCGCCACGCAGTTTCGATGCAGCCAAGTTCAGTGAAACGGTTCTCGCCTGGGCACCGAGTTTTGCAGAACCGGTTGATGCCAAACAGGTGCGCTCAACAGCGGAATCCGCGAAAGCCACGGTGAACGCAACAGGAGTTGAGAAATCCGCAGACCAGTTGGGAGTTCTCGAATCCATGCAACCGCTGGAAGTTAAAAATTTCTCGACGCTTCACGGCCCGCAGGCTTACGTAAAAGAAAACCATACAAAACCCATTGTCAGCGTCGCGTTTTTATTTCAAGGCGGGCGTATGATTGAAGATGAAACCAACAGCGGCGTAACCGAATTGATGTTGCGTTCGATGCTTTATGGTTCGACCAAACGCCCGCAAACTGCCAGCCAACTGGAAGAGATGGGTGCGGAAATTGCAGTCATTAATGAAGCGGATTTTTATGGGTTGCAAGTCAATGTGCTTTCGCCCAATGCGGAAGCCGCTCTGCGAATGGTTCGTGAATTGATTGAAGACCCGGCGTTTGATGATGACTACATCAAAAAAGCCATCAATGAACAAATCGGCTTCATTCACAGAGACCGTAATGCGGCGATGATTCGCGCCGGAGAACTTTTTCAACAAGCTCTCTTTCCCAATCATACCTATGGTTTTCCTGCGCACGGACGCGAAGAGGTGGTCAGCAAATTGACCGGCGAATTTGTGCGCGAGTGGCACGCCCGCACCATCAAACGTCAGGTTCCGTTTATCATCATCGTTGGTGATACCAATGGCTCTTCGTTGATTACCAGTGAAATCGCTACAGGCTTTCGCCGCAATGAAACCGATAGCGCGCTCAAAGCCAGAGTAACGCAACCTGTAAAACCCGAAGAAAAAATTGTGGCGTCACGGTTATCACAGACCTATTTCACAATGGGCTTTCCCGCAGCCAAAGGCGATAGTGCAGATACGGTGGCGCTTGCACTGGTTGAAGCGTTAATGAATGGCAAGACCGGGCGGTTGATGGCTGAACTGAGAACCAGGCAAGGGCTGGTCAACCACGCTTTTCTTGATCATCAGGCGATGAAAATTACCGGCACGATTACCGCGCAATTTGTTTCGTCGGTTGAAAATGAATCTCGTGCCCGCGCCGTTTTGGTTGCCGAATTAGAAAAATTAACTAAAACCGCTTTGAGTGCGGATGAGTTAGCCAGTGCGAAAGCCATCGCCACAACCACGAATTTGCTCGCAGCACAATCCTATCGCTCAAACATTTTCGCTTATGCAAGAGCCGTCTGTTATCAAAAACCGGTTGCAGAAGTTGATATGTTGGAAGAGCGTTTAAATAAATCGACGGCAGATGAAGTGAAACGGATTTTTGCAGGTTATTTTAAACCGGCAACGTTGTGGACAGGCATTGTGCGCGGAACCCAATCACCAAAGCCCAATTCACAATAAATGCTTGAGTTTAGTTTAGCCCTATTCAAGACCTAACTCTTTAATACGAGTCAGCAACGTTTTATAACTGACGCCGAGTTTTTCCGAAGCGCGGGATTTGTTATAGCCGCATTCTTTGAGGGTCGCATCGATTTTACGCCGCTCAACCAGGCGTTGCGCGCGGTCACTCACTTCTGCAAGACTCCCGCGCATATCAAACCCTTCGAGCAAGCCATTGGTTTCCTGTGAAGAGTAATTAACCGGCGGTAAAAGATTGAGATCAGCCGAGCGAATTTCATTGCCTAATGCCAGAATGCAGGCGCGTTCGATACAATTTTCCAACTCGCGCACATTGCCCGGAAAATCATAATCTTCGAGCGCCAGAACCGCTTCCTGAGAAAGTTTCAACATCGGGCGGCGCATTTCGCGGCTATATTTTGCGGTGAAAAACTCTGCCAGTTCGCGGATGTCGGATTTGCGCTCGCGAAGCGCCGGGATGTGAACCGGAAAAACTGCCAGACGAAAATACAAATCTTCGCGAAATTGTTTGGACGCCACCATGGTTTTCAAGTCGCGGTTGGTCGCGGCAACCACGCGAACATCGACATCAATATCCGCGGAACCCCCAAGTCTTGTGATTTTTCTCTCTTCGAGAACGCGCAACAGTTTGGATTGCACAGCCGGAGCGATTTCGCTGATTTCATCGAGGAAAATCGTGCCGCGCGCTGCAAGTTCAAATTTGCCGACGCGCCGTTGATCGGCGCCGGTGTATGCGCCTTTTTCATGACCGAACAATTCATTTTCAATCAAGGTGTCGGGAATCGCCGCGCAGTTGATGGCGACGAATGGGCCATTGCGACGCGGGCTGAGATGATGCACGGCGCGGGCGAAAAGTTCTTTACCGGTTCCCGATTCGCCCATCAAAAATACCGTGGTCGGGGTAGCGGCGACCTGTTGAATTTCGCGCCCGACTTTTTGCATCGCCGGTGAATTGCCGATGATGCGCGGAAAGCCATAGCGGCGCGCATACTCTTCTTTCAACATCACATTTTCGGCGCGCATACGTGCCTGCTCAGTGGCGCGTTCGACAACTAACAGTAGATGACGACTATCCACAGGCTTTTGTAAAAATTCATAGGCACCCTCTTTCATAGCCTGCACGGCTTCATCGATGGTGCCGTAAGCGGTGAGCAAAATCACCGTATTGTCGGGGTCTGCGGACTTGGCGGCGCGTAAAACTTCAAGCCCATCAGCACGCGGCATCTTCAAATCGGTAATCACCAGATTGTAACGCGCATCATTTAATTTGCGGCGCGCTTCAGCGCCGTCACAAGCCTCTTCGACCGAGTAACCGGCGTTTTGCAGCGTCATGCTCATCATCTGTCGCAAACTTTCTTTATCTTCAACTAAAAGTATTTCTGCCATATCGAAACCAAAATAAAATTTTTATAAAATAGAAATGCTGCCGCGCTATCGAAATAAAAATTTCCGATAGCCAAATAGAGGCTTATAAAAAATATGAGCTTTTCGAGCG is part of the Acidobacteriota bacterium genome and encodes:
- a CDS encoding sigma-54 dependent transcriptional regulator translates to MAEILLVEDKESLRQMMSMTLQNAGYSVEEACDGAEARRKLNDARYNLVITDLKMPRADGLEVLRAAKSADPDNTVILLTAYGTIDEAVQAMKEGAYEFLQKPVDSRHLLLVVERATEQARMRAENVMLKEEYARRYGFPRIIGNSPAMQKVGREIQQVAATPTTVFLMGESGTGKELFARAVHHLSPRRNGPFVAINCAAIPDTLIENELFGHEKGAYTGADQRRVGKFELAARGTIFLDEISEIAPAVQSKLLRVLEERKITRLGGSADIDVDVRVVAATNRDLKTMVASKQFREDLYFRLAVFPVHIPALRERKSDIRELAEFFTAKYSREMRRPMLKLSQEAVLALEDYDFPGNVRELENCIERACILALGNEIRSADLNLLPPVNYSSQETNGLLEGFDMRGSLAEVSDRAQRLVERRKIDATLKECGYNKSRASEKLGVSYKTLLTRIKELGLE